The genome window CATACTTGTTTTCTCTACAGCTTCAGTTGCAAAATAACAAGCAAAGGTTTCACAAACTAAAGATATCTTGGCGGAAAGGTACACGTGTAGGAAAGATACCAACTAGCATACAAAGAACATGAGCTGGGGAGACATGTACATAACACCTCTTCAGAGTTTCAAAAGGgactgaaacaaatgaaaaactctTCAAGCCTTTCAGTGAAATCGCACTTAATAATCTGTATTCTTAATTGTCAGCTGAGAACTTTAGTTTCACAGGGTTCTGCCCAATCTTATAGAACTAGTTCTATAATTTCTCTAAGACTTAACAAATTGCTCTTACTGATGAGTCTTGTTTCTTACTTTTGTATTTGAGTTCTCCTGGTATGTGGAACAATAGATGTTGAAATTCCTCTCTCCAAAGACAGAGCGTTGGGCAGAATGGTGCACAGAATCCTCCTACAACATCAACAAAGAATACAGTAAGGATCTTATCCAGTGGTCAGCTGGATACTGGGAGTTCAAGAACTGTGTTAAGTGACATAAAACTGAAACATCTACGCAGTAAGTCATTTTCAGGCATCAGTTCATTGTGAAGAAAACATCATGTAGACAGAACAACAAACATGCTCACGGAGTTAATCACAATTCATGTGCCCCAAGATTATTTGAAATGCCatctgttttgcatttgctATATATATGCAAGTAAGCATATGCAAATAATTATTGGTTTGGGGAGGAGTTTAACAGCATGTGGGATTTAAAAAAGATTTAGGGTTGTCTAGAGTAACTCATGCTAGAGTTTTATGCAGCTTTCAATGCTGAATTATACCTAACAGATACTGACTGATGCCAATAGTGTTACATAAAACTAGCTGCTCCAAAGTGAAAATTGGTTCAGTGCATCAAATCCTGCAAGATCAGCACAGCTTTTGTTCAGGTATTACATCTCCCCCTGttggataaaaaaaaacattaaacatgcaaaaatattaatgaaagcGACTGATaacctttcctcctcttccttgttTAATCTGTATTTTTGAGTGTGAGCTTTTATCAGATGCTCTTGATGCTAACTGTTGAGGAATCTGTTTAGGTGCTGTGACAGCGACAGAAGCCCCATTTCCCAAAGCTATGCTGGGATTGCTTTGCGAGTAACTTCCCTGCTGGCCTTCAGAATGGGCAGTTTTGAGAAGTTCAATTTTTGTATCAGGAGTTCCTTGCGCCAAGCCAAAATCTACCAAGGCGTacctaaaagaaacaaagtttagAATCAAGAGTCAAAAAGTATCAACCAGTTTTATCAACGActcattatttgtttattcacaGTTTACTCCTCAGGTTGCCTATGTGCTGCCGCCAGCAACACTGttctattttccttctgctctgtttgtCCAAACTGTCTGGCCCTATTTTTCCCCTACTCTTACACTACACCtatttctcttacttttctgcttcttgacTTGTAAGCTTTTCAAGTGTGTACTTTCACCACTGACATTTTGAAAGCTATTCCCAGTAACCTCTTTCTTGGGTTCTCATTCTACAGTTCTGAATTACCTCAACAAGCAGCCAAGTAAATTGACCTGTCATGGACAGAAGCACAATGCAGCAGTGAAGACAGCTGGAACAATAACAACGCTAAGAGTTTGCCAAACCTCAAGCAATGCCACTGTAAAGCACTTATCTTTAATCAGGTTGTTTCCCCAGCAAACCTTCACTAATTGCACCCTACTCACTAGTCACCACAGGACTGCTAGCAATGAAACAGTACCTTACTCAGTCCattccaaaaaaaaagcagtacatGACTTTTCAGTCTTCAGATACCAAATGCATTAGTTATAAAAATTTATTAGTAGAAAGTTACAAATACCAGCCTATGCTTAACAAGTACCtattaactttttttcagaccattactgattttattctcatttttattaaaaaatattgtatCTATACTCAACActaaattttcactttttcaggTACTTGACACTCTGTAAGGCAGATACTAAattaaatgctaaaaaaaatctttccattcTCAAATCcctaaacacagaaataaaagttttacaaataaaaagtcttttttaGCTTTATTACTTAAGCACATGTTAGGCAtctggaaggaagaaaaccaaaagcCTCATTTAATCTGTTCTGCCAAGACACACATCCCCAGACGAGATCACAATATGGACATCTGGACAGACTTACTGCTTCAGCCTCCTGTTGTAGAGAAAGTTACTGGGTTTGACGTCACGATGAACAATACCAAAGTGGTGAATGCGCCTCAATGCTTTAAACAGATTAAACATGtattctttcacttcttcaaaggaaagagaattCAGAATGTCCTGAAAGATTATTTGGATACTATTATTATGCAACTACTTTCAATTCAGAAGTTTTATTACACATAAGAAGTCTGGGACTCACCAAGAAGGATTCATGTTCCAGATATGGCATAACAATAACCACGTGATCATTTTTCCTAAAGCAATATTTAACTCCCATAACGTTATCTTGTCCCctaaaaaagagaagtaatgTCACTGAACAAAGACCAGAAGATgaattttgattttcctttatttcctgtaAACTTCAgtctggcttttttttaatacctaaTTTATACCTTGGCAACAGTCTTATTAGCAGTAATTATGTTGTTCTTGTGTTATTCTTATGTTCCATTTGAGTTCTGCAGTTTGAGATGAGGGCTCTACAGATCTGGGGGCCACGGTTTGTAGTTACCACTGCATTTAAATGTAGGAATTCACGACACTGGCTACTCTAAAAAGGTGCTATTGAGCACACTGGTGACTAGAATTAATTTCTAAAGCTTTAATTTCTTattaagagattattttttccaagcAGCTGTTCCCACATTCATACATTATGGAACTTCTCAGATGGAAAATGTAGTATGGTCTGCAAACTGAGACCAGCAAAAAAGGACATTCATTACAGATAAGAATCCATTTCTTATTTGCTCCTGCTATAAGTCTCAAACATttctgagaattaaaaaaaaaagtgagtgaaACTTTACATACATAAATGCAGAGCAGCAAGACAACATTCAGCAGTTTAATCATGACAATCACAATTTTTTTAAGTACCCTGCTACTGTGAGGCACTGAAGTTCAGCAGCAATTCGCAGAGGGTGACTGGTTGGAATCAAGTGCTTCAGagccattttttcttcacatccTGTTTGCAGTTGCGCTGTGGCCAAGTAAACAGAACTAAAAGTACCTgtaaaaaagggagaaaaacactGTCTTCAGCATCTTTAATTAAGTCAGTTGCGATTTTTACAGAAATGATCTAAATGTTCACAGTCTTACAGCGCATCTGACACTATgtcaaaagcagattttagaagagaaaataggcagtttcttttttctattactGAATTCAGTGATCTtgtatacaatttttttaatgtcagtaaaaatgcaaatgttaCACTGTCTAACTTGCCTGGGACATGAGCTCTTTGAATGTAAATTTTCCTATCTTtgatttgctttcttgttt of Meleagris gallopavo isolate NT-WF06-2002-E0010 breed Aviagen turkey brand Nicholas breeding stock chromosome 10, Turkey_5.1, whole genome shotgun sequence contains these proteins:
- the LOC100543059 gene encoding cell division cycle 7-related protein kinase isoform X2, whose product is MFAPSSVQKWFSGSWIFFFSFVMETESKSHCDEQHPHQAEDTSRKLAQSSKLSGIKKDIEKLYEAVPQLVNVFKIKEKIGEGTFSSVYLATAQLQTGCEEKMALKHLIPTSHPLRIAAELQCLTVAGGQDNVMGVKYCFRKNDHVVIVMPYLEHESFLDILNSLSFEEVKEYMFNLFKALRRIHHFGIVHRDVKPSNFLYNRRLKQYALVDFGLAQGTPDTKIELLKTAHSEGQQGSYSQSNPSIALGNGASVAVTAPKQIPQQLASRASDKSSHSKIQIKQGRGGKEDSVHHSAQRSVFGERNFNIYCSTYQENSNTKVRNKTHQ
- the LOC100543059 gene encoding cell division cycle 7-related protein kinase isoform X1, with translation MFAPSSVQKWFSGSWIFFFSFVMETESKSHCDEQHPHQAEDTSRKLAQSSKLSAGIKKDIEKLYEAVPQLVNVFKIKEKIGEGTFSSVYLATAQLQTGCEEKMALKHLIPTSHPLRIAAELQCLTVAGGQDNVMGVKYCFRKNDHVVIVMPYLEHESFLDILNSLSFEEVKEYMFNLFKALRRIHHFGIVHRDVKPSNFLYNRRLKQYALVDFGLAQGTPDTKIELLKTAHSEGQQGSYSQSNPSIALGNGASVAVTAPKQIPQQLASRASDKSSHSKIQIKQGRGGKEDSVHHSAQRSVFGERNFNIYCSTYQENSNTKVRNKTHQ